In Agelaius phoeniceus isolate bAgePho1 chromosome 18, bAgePho1.hap1, whole genome shotgun sequence, one genomic interval encodes:
- the SEPTIN5 gene encoding septin-5 isoform X2, giving the protein MDSIIIQERLVERLLSPRTQAQRSHPGKLKDHEKQYVGFATLPNQVHRKSVKKGFDFTLMVAGESGLGKSTLVNSLFLTDLYKDRKLLNAEERINQTVEIIKHTVDIEEKGVKLKLTIVDTPGFGDAVNNTECWKPITDYIDQQFEQYFRDESGLNRKNIQDNRVHCCLYFISPFGHGLRPVDVEFMKALHEKVNIVPLIAKADCLIPSEIRKLKERIREEIDKFGIKVYQFPECDSDEDEEFKQQDRELKESAPFAVIGSNTVVEAKGQRVRGRLYPWGIVEVENQAHCDFVKLRNMLIRTHMHDLKDVTCDVHYENYRAQCIQQMTSKLTQDNRIESPIPILPLPTPDTETEKLIKMKDEELRRMQEMLQKMQQQMQDQ; this is encoded by the exons ATGGATTCGATCATTATTCAGGAGCGGTTAGTGGAGCGGCTGCTGTCTCCCCGCACGCAGGCACAGCGAAGCCACCCGGGCAAGCTGAAG GACCATGAGAAGCAGTACGTGGGCTTTGCCACCCTGCCCAACCAGGTGCACCGGAAATCTGTGAAGAAGGGCTTCGACTTCACCCTGATGGTTGCAG GAGAGTCGGGTCTGGGCAAATCCACGCTGGTGAATAGCCTGTTCCTGACAGACCTCTACAAGGACAGAAAGCTCCTCAATGCAGAGG AGAGGATCAACCAGACAGTGGAGATCATCAAGCACACAGTGGACattgaggagaagggtgtcaaGCTGAAGCTGACCATAGTGGACACACCAGGCTTTGGAGATGCTGTTAACAACACTGAGTG CTGGAAGCCCATCACTGACTACATTGACCAGCAGTTTGAGCAGTATTTCCGTGATGAGAGTGGCCTGAACCGGAAGAACATCCAGGACAACCGAGTGCATTGCTGCCTCTACTTCATCTCTCCCTTTGGGCATGG gctgaggcCTGTGGATGTTGAGTTCATGAAGGCTCTGCATGAGAAGGTGAACATTGTGCCCCTGATTGCCAAAGCCGACTGCCTGATCCCCTCCGAGATCCGGAAGCTGAAGGAGAGG ATCCGGGAAGAGATCGACAAATTTGGCATTAAAGTGTATCAGTTTCCTGAGTGTGACTCTGATGAAGATGAGGAGTTCAAGCAGCAAGACAGAGAGCTGAAG GAGAGCGCTCCCTTCGCTGTCATCGGCAGCAACACCGTGGTGGAGGCCAAAGGCCAGCGGGTCCGGGGACGGCTCTACCCCTGGGGCATTGTGGAAG TGGAAAACCAGGCTCACTGCGACTTCGTGAAGCTGCGGAACATGCTGATCCGGACACACATGCACGACCTGAAGGACGTCACTTGTGATGTCCACTACGAGAACTACCGAGCTCAGTGCATCCAGCAAATGACCAG CAAGCTGACTCAGGACAACAGGATAGAAAGCCCCATTCCTATCCTGCCTCTCCCAACACCAGACACAGAGACAGAGAAGCTGATTAAGATGAAGGATGAGGAG TTACGGCGGATGCAAGAGATGCTGCAGAAGATGCAGCAGCAGATGCAGGATCAGTGA
- the GP1BB gene encoding platelet glycoprotein Ib beta chain, whose amino-acid sequence MNSGILLSLLGFLPLVTPTCPVPCRCTTSITDCSLKNLTVENLPTAFRPSAEIIHLASNRLTSIPNGLFDNLRRLQAVYLQGNPWECTCDILYLRSWLQWQQNRSLYRDVRCSSPEHLQGRIIAYLTEDEIVSTCQHWYCSLALLSQLSLFILLILQAILVILIIVYLRKFRRMTAEVRSTTRELGQQGDPWVSSSINPSNND is encoded by the coding sequence ATGAACAGTGGAATTCTCTTGTCCCTCCTTGGCTTCCTCCCACTCGTGACACCCACATGCCCTGTGCCATGCAGGTGCACCACCAGCATTACTGACTGCTCACTGAAAAACCTGACTGTAGAAAACCTGCCCACTGCCTTCCGTCCCTCAGCTGAAATCATCCACCTCGCTTCCAACAGGCTCACCTCTATCCCCAACGGGCTCTTTGACAACCTGAGGAGACTCCAGGCAGTCTACCTGCAGGGCAACCCTTGGGAATGCACCTGTGACATCCTCTACCTGCGCTCCtggctgcagtggcagcagaaCCGCAGCCTGTACAGGGATGTGAGGTGCAGCTCCCCGGAGCACCTGCAGGGCCGCATCATCGCCTACCTGACAGAGGATGAGATCGTCTCCACGTGCCAGCACTGGTactgcagcctggctctgctctctcagCTCTCCCTCTTCATCCTCCTTATCCTCCAGGCTATCTTGGTTATCCTCATCATTGTCTACCTGCGGAAATTTCGGAGAATGACCGCTGAAGTCCGGAGCACCACCCGAGAACTAGGCCAGCAGGGAGACCCTTGGGTATCTTCTTCAATAAACCCCTCCAACAATGATTAA
- the SEPTIN5 gene encoding septin-5 isoform X5 has product MSTAMRYKSKLVNPEEKQDHEKQYVGFATLPNQVHRKSVKKGFDFTLMVAGESGLGKSTLVNSLFLTDLYKDRKLLNAEERINQTVEIIKHTVDIEEKGVKLKLTIVDTPGFGDAVNNTECWKPITDYIDQQFEQYFRDESGLNRKNIQDNRVHCCLYFISPFGHGLRPVDVEFMKALHEKVNIVPLIAKADCLIPSEIRKLKERIREEIDKFGIKVYQFPECDSDEDEEFKQQDRELKESAPFAVIGSNTVVEAKGQRVRGRLYPWGIVEVENQAHCDFVKLRNMLIRTHMHDLKDVTCDVHYENYRAQCIQQMTSKLTQDNRIESPIPILPLPTPDTETEKLIKMKDEELRRMQEMLQKMQQQMQDQ; this is encoded by the exons GACCATGAGAAGCAGTACGTGGGCTTTGCCACCCTGCCCAACCAGGTGCACCGGAAATCTGTGAAGAAGGGCTTCGACTTCACCCTGATGGTTGCAG GAGAGTCGGGTCTGGGCAAATCCACGCTGGTGAATAGCCTGTTCCTGACAGACCTCTACAAGGACAGAAAGCTCCTCAATGCAGAGG AGAGGATCAACCAGACAGTGGAGATCATCAAGCACACAGTGGACattgaggagaagggtgtcaaGCTGAAGCTGACCATAGTGGACACACCAGGCTTTGGAGATGCTGTTAACAACACTGAGTG CTGGAAGCCCATCACTGACTACATTGACCAGCAGTTTGAGCAGTATTTCCGTGATGAGAGTGGCCTGAACCGGAAGAACATCCAGGACAACCGAGTGCATTGCTGCCTCTACTTCATCTCTCCCTTTGGGCATGG gctgaggcCTGTGGATGTTGAGTTCATGAAGGCTCTGCATGAGAAGGTGAACATTGTGCCCCTGATTGCCAAAGCCGACTGCCTGATCCCCTCCGAGATCCGGAAGCTGAAGGAGAGG ATCCGGGAAGAGATCGACAAATTTGGCATTAAAGTGTATCAGTTTCCTGAGTGTGACTCTGATGAAGATGAGGAGTTCAAGCAGCAAGACAGAGAGCTGAAG GAGAGCGCTCCCTTCGCTGTCATCGGCAGCAACACCGTGGTGGAGGCCAAAGGCCAGCGGGTCCGGGGACGGCTCTACCCCTGGGGCATTGTGGAAG TGGAAAACCAGGCTCACTGCGACTTCGTGAAGCTGCGGAACATGCTGATCCGGACACACATGCACGACCTGAAGGACGTCACTTGTGATGTCCACTACGAGAACTACCGAGCTCAGTGCATCCAGCAAATGACCAG CAAGCTGACTCAGGACAACAGGATAGAAAGCCCCATTCCTATCCTGCCTCTCCCAACACCAGACACAGAGACAGAGAAGCTGATTAAGATGAAGGATGAGGAG TTACGGCGGATGCAAGAGATGCTGCAGAAGATGCAGCAGCAGATGCAGGATCAGTGA
- the SEPTIN5 gene encoding septin-5 isoform X3, which translates to MVPEKTRAAQDETSEEQRSGKPPDHEKQYVGFATLPNQVHRKSVKKGFDFTLMVAGESGLGKSTLVNSLFLTDLYKDRKLLNAEERINQTVEIIKHTVDIEEKGVKLKLTIVDTPGFGDAVNNTECWKPITDYIDQQFEQYFRDESGLNRKNIQDNRVHCCLYFISPFGHGLRPVDVEFMKALHEKVNIVPLIAKADCLIPSEIRKLKERIREEIDKFGIKVYQFPECDSDEDEEFKQQDRELKESAPFAVIGSNTVVEAKGQRVRGRLYPWGIVEVENQAHCDFVKLRNMLIRTHMHDLKDVTCDVHYENYRAQCIQQMTSKLTQDNRIESPIPILPLPTPDTETEKLIKMKDEELRRMQEMLQKMQQQMQDQ; encoded by the exons ATGGTGCCCGAGAAGACGCGCGCAGCACAAGATGAGACCTCTGAGGAGCAGAGGAGCGGGAAGCCGCCG GACCATGAGAAGCAGTACGTGGGCTTTGCCACCCTGCCCAACCAGGTGCACCGGAAATCTGTGAAGAAGGGCTTCGACTTCACCCTGATGGTTGCAG GAGAGTCGGGTCTGGGCAAATCCACGCTGGTGAATAGCCTGTTCCTGACAGACCTCTACAAGGACAGAAAGCTCCTCAATGCAGAGG AGAGGATCAACCAGACAGTGGAGATCATCAAGCACACAGTGGACattgaggagaagggtgtcaaGCTGAAGCTGACCATAGTGGACACACCAGGCTTTGGAGATGCTGTTAACAACACTGAGTG CTGGAAGCCCATCACTGACTACATTGACCAGCAGTTTGAGCAGTATTTCCGTGATGAGAGTGGCCTGAACCGGAAGAACATCCAGGACAACCGAGTGCATTGCTGCCTCTACTTCATCTCTCCCTTTGGGCATGG gctgaggcCTGTGGATGTTGAGTTCATGAAGGCTCTGCATGAGAAGGTGAACATTGTGCCCCTGATTGCCAAAGCCGACTGCCTGATCCCCTCCGAGATCCGGAAGCTGAAGGAGAGG ATCCGGGAAGAGATCGACAAATTTGGCATTAAAGTGTATCAGTTTCCTGAGTGTGACTCTGATGAAGATGAGGAGTTCAAGCAGCAAGACAGAGAGCTGAAG GAGAGCGCTCCCTTCGCTGTCATCGGCAGCAACACCGTGGTGGAGGCCAAAGGCCAGCGGGTCCGGGGACGGCTCTACCCCTGGGGCATTGTGGAAG TGGAAAACCAGGCTCACTGCGACTTCGTGAAGCTGCGGAACATGCTGATCCGGACACACATGCACGACCTGAAGGACGTCACTTGTGATGTCCACTACGAGAACTACCGAGCTCAGTGCATCCAGCAAATGACCAG CAAGCTGACTCAGGACAACAGGATAGAAAGCCCCATTCCTATCCTGCCTCTCCCAACACCAGACACAGAGACAGAGAAGCTGATTAAGATGAAGGATGAGGAG TTACGGCGGATGCAAGAGATGCTGCAGAAGATGCAGCAGCAGATGCAGGATCAGTGA
- the SEPTIN5 gene encoding septin-5 isoform X1 — protein sequence MVGLGNRLLGDPCGIADGPAHIPESWGRLEGTQLLPPGTLARAGLRGTALHSQDHEKQYVGFATLPNQVHRKSVKKGFDFTLMVAGESGLGKSTLVNSLFLTDLYKDRKLLNAEERINQTVEIIKHTVDIEEKGVKLKLTIVDTPGFGDAVNNTECWKPITDYIDQQFEQYFRDESGLNRKNIQDNRVHCCLYFISPFGHGLRPVDVEFMKALHEKVNIVPLIAKADCLIPSEIRKLKERIREEIDKFGIKVYQFPECDSDEDEEFKQQDRELKESAPFAVIGSNTVVEAKGQRVRGRLYPWGIVEVENQAHCDFVKLRNMLIRTHMHDLKDVTCDVHYENYRAQCIQQMTSKLTQDNRIESPIPILPLPTPDTETEKLIKMKDEELRRMQEMLQKMQQQMQDQ from the exons ATGGTGGGGCTGGGAAACAGGCTCCTGGGGGACCCCTGTGGGATAGCAGATGGTCCAGCacacatcccagagagctggggCAGACTGGAAGGCACacagctgcttcctccaggaACACTGGCCCGTGCTGGCCTCCGAGGGACAGCCCTTCACAGCCAG GACCATGAGAAGCAGTACGTGGGCTTTGCCACCCTGCCCAACCAGGTGCACCGGAAATCTGTGAAGAAGGGCTTCGACTTCACCCTGATGGTTGCAG GAGAGTCGGGTCTGGGCAAATCCACGCTGGTGAATAGCCTGTTCCTGACAGACCTCTACAAGGACAGAAAGCTCCTCAATGCAGAGG AGAGGATCAACCAGACAGTGGAGATCATCAAGCACACAGTGGACattgaggagaagggtgtcaaGCTGAAGCTGACCATAGTGGACACACCAGGCTTTGGAGATGCTGTTAACAACACTGAGTG CTGGAAGCCCATCACTGACTACATTGACCAGCAGTTTGAGCAGTATTTCCGTGATGAGAGTGGCCTGAACCGGAAGAACATCCAGGACAACCGAGTGCATTGCTGCCTCTACTTCATCTCTCCCTTTGGGCATGG gctgaggcCTGTGGATGTTGAGTTCATGAAGGCTCTGCATGAGAAGGTGAACATTGTGCCCCTGATTGCCAAAGCCGACTGCCTGATCCCCTCCGAGATCCGGAAGCTGAAGGAGAGG ATCCGGGAAGAGATCGACAAATTTGGCATTAAAGTGTATCAGTTTCCTGAGTGTGACTCTGATGAAGATGAGGAGTTCAAGCAGCAAGACAGAGAGCTGAAG GAGAGCGCTCCCTTCGCTGTCATCGGCAGCAACACCGTGGTGGAGGCCAAAGGCCAGCGGGTCCGGGGACGGCTCTACCCCTGGGGCATTGTGGAAG TGGAAAACCAGGCTCACTGCGACTTCGTGAAGCTGCGGAACATGCTGATCCGGACACACATGCACGACCTGAAGGACGTCACTTGTGATGTCCACTACGAGAACTACCGAGCTCAGTGCATCCAGCAAATGACCAG CAAGCTGACTCAGGACAACAGGATAGAAAGCCCCATTCCTATCCTGCCTCTCCCAACACCAGACACAGAGACAGAGAAGCTGATTAAGATGAAGGATGAGGAG TTACGGCGGATGCAAGAGATGCTGCAGAAGATGCAGCAGCAGATGCAGGATCAGTGA
- the SEPTIN5 gene encoding septin-5 isoform X4, which produces MAENQDHEKQYVGFATLPNQVHRKSVKKGFDFTLMVAGESGLGKSTLVNSLFLTDLYKDRKLLNAEERINQTVEIIKHTVDIEEKGVKLKLTIVDTPGFGDAVNNTECWKPITDYIDQQFEQYFRDESGLNRKNIQDNRVHCCLYFISPFGHGLRPVDVEFMKALHEKVNIVPLIAKADCLIPSEIRKLKERIREEIDKFGIKVYQFPECDSDEDEEFKQQDRELKESAPFAVIGSNTVVEAKGQRVRGRLYPWGIVEVENQAHCDFVKLRNMLIRTHMHDLKDVTCDVHYENYRAQCIQQMTSKLTQDNRIESPIPILPLPTPDTETEKLIKMKDEELRRMQEMLQKMQQQMQDQ; this is translated from the exons ATGGCTGAGAACCAG GACCATGAGAAGCAGTACGTGGGCTTTGCCACCCTGCCCAACCAGGTGCACCGGAAATCTGTGAAGAAGGGCTTCGACTTCACCCTGATGGTTGCAG GAGAGTCGGGTCTGGGCAAATCCACGCTGGTGAATAGCCTGTTCCTGACAGACCTCTACAAGGACAGAAAGCTCCTCAATGCAGAGG AGAGGATCAACCAGACAGTGGAGATCATCAAGCACACAGTGGACattgaggagaagggtgtcaaGCTGAAGCTGACCATAGTGGACACACCAGGCTTTGGAGATGCTGTTAACAACACTGAGTG CTGGAAGCCCATCACTGACTACATTGACCAGCAGTTTGAGCAGTATTTCCGTGATGAGAGTGGCCTGAACCGGAAGAACATCCAGGACAACCGAGTGCATTGCTGCCTCTACTTCATCTCTCCCTTTGGGCATGG gctgaggcCTGTGGATGTTGAGTTCATGAAGGCTCTGCATGAGAAGGTGAACATTGTGCCCCTGATTGCCAAAGCCGACTGCCTGATCCCCTCCGAGATCCGGAAGCTGAAGGAGAGG ATCCGGGAAGAGATCGACAAATTTGGCATTAAAGTGTATCAGTTTCCTGAGTGTGACTCTGATGAAGATGAGGAGTTCAAGCAGCAAGACAGAGAGCTGAAG GAGAGCGCTCCCTTCGCTGTCATCGGCAGCAACACCGTGGTGGAGGCCAAAGGCCAGCGGGTCCGGGGACGGCTCTACCCCTGGGGCATTGTGGAAG TGGAAAACCAGGCTCACTGCGACTTCGTGAAGCTGCGGAACATGCTGATCCGGACACACATGCACGACCTGAAGGACGTCACTTGTGATGTCCACTACGAGAACTACCGAGCTCAGTGCATCCAGCAAATGACCAG CAAGCTGACTCAGGACAACAGGATAGAAAGCCCCATTCCTATCCTGCCTCTCCCAACACCAGACACAGAGACAGAGAAGCTGATTAAGATGAAGGATGAGGAG TTACGGCGGATGCAAGAGATGCTGCAGAAGATGCAGCAGCAGATGCAGGATCAGTGA